TGTTTACGACAGAGACAAAGATACACTGAAAAAGACCTTAGAAGATGGGCATAGTGACAAACACTGGCTGGCACCAAAATCTCAAAGAAAAGAAGTGAAGATAGGGCTTTGTTGGGGGTGAATGGGAGATAGAAAGCAAGAGGTACTGAGAAGACCAATTCTGAAAGTAGTAGATTAAAATATACTGATGTATACTCTCCCACTTAGAAAGTAAATCTGACTACATTATTTTGAGTAACatataaaactttttatataaTCGACACATTTGGAGAAACAGTCCTTCCTTGGAAGTTTGGAATCTTGATCCTCCAATGGGTAGGTAATTAATCTCCTTTTGGAAAGAAGTCAGCTATTGTATTCTTGTTAAATGGGTGAGATCCAGTCCCTGAGCTGTTGGATTACTGTTCATCCCTTCAGAGTATTTATtcaatacctactatgtgctagcaCTGTTACAGCACCAGGAACACATCAGTGAACAGTACAGACAGAAATTCCTGCCTTGTGTAGCTCacctggagggtgggggggaggtcgGGGAGCCaggaatatgaaaatgaaaagtagtCGATTCTATAGTGTATTAGAAAGTGAGAAGTGCTGTGGAGAAATATAACAGGGAAGGAAGGTAGGAGATGTGTATGTGACCAGGtgggttgcaattttaaatagagcGAACAAGGAAGTCTCATGGAGAacagtgacatttgagcaaagactaaCAGTGAAGGAGCAAGCTGTGCGGGCTGGTGTCACGTAAATAGGGCTCTATTGTATATACTCTGAATTGTAAGTCTTTAATACTATTCTTAAAGGAAAATGAGATTGGGAGTGGTGTTCGAAGGTGGGAGTAGAGAACAGAAGGAGCATTTTATGTCttcattctttgctttctttaaaatctgtttaGTTTTACACTTAACACATGGTATGACTCTGCAATTTTCACTCCATGAAAACAAATACCTAGTATGCATTTTTCCTCATTGGAATCTCTTGGAAGAAAAACAAGTGTTTGTTTAATGGAAATAGAGGCTGGAGAGGTTTATCAGAAACCGTGATAATAGAGAAAGTCTGAGTGAGCCCCGAAAAAGCTGCTGTGGCATCAGGAAGGCTGACACTTCCTGTGGGAGAAAAGGGACCCGGTGTTGAATGTGCTTCAAGCTCTGGACAAGGCAAGAATCTGTTAATACTCAGAGAATCTGAAAGGTGGCTTTTTTGAGTTATTTAGATTGATCTGCATGACTAACTGTTTGCTGTAAAATAAGAATAGCCAAAGGGAGTGATTTAAATGTGAGTATGAACCTGGCCAGGCAGCAGCCCTGTTTCAGTGGTTGATTTCCTGGGATGAAGTTTCCTTTGTGTGagattctaaatattttcctttcctagCCAATAGCTCTCATTCTTCAAGATAGAAAGAAGTTGAGCCTTGAATACTGTTCAAACTAATAATTCTAACTCTGCCTTTGTAGCCCCACCGAGCAACTCTGTagttaaatagttttaaattccaaatgcaattaactttaatttactttattttactaTGTAGTATGTCACCTGTGAGGaggaacacattttgataaaAAGAAACCCTCGGAGATCAACAGACTTGAGAATGATTGAGAATCCTCAGTGTACTCCAAATATACTGAGTGTTCTGATAGCAATAACGGGACTTATCTCTACCAGAGATAGTGAGATAAGCGGGGGACTTTGGAATTAAATCTTGTTTAGCCAGTAACTATGACTTACTCAAGGTGAAGTCCAGAGATGAAAGTTGGACAAAACTGTTTTAAGCAAAGGGACAATTAAGGAAGATTTAAATGTTACAGGATAGGTATGGCATTCTTCTTTAATACCGGGAGAAAGTATAACCTACCCAGGAGATGTTCTTCCATGTGACCTTACTGTAGGTTTTCAGCATCATTTGTATCCAACTGACCacaataaacaaattcaaaacaaataatgCTAAGCACTGATGCTACGTTTTACGTCTTTGCTTAAGGACACATGAAGAAATAGAGGCAGTAAGTTGCCATGAAGGAGACACTTTGGAATCGGGGGAAACAGAAAGGTTGGCAGGAGTGAAGACTGGCTTCTGATCAGCGTCTTGTCCCTGACCTGCCTTATGACTTTCAGCAAGTCATTGAACCTCTCTCTTAATTTGCCCGTCTGCCCTAAGTTCTTATGGGGATCACATGGCCTGAAACCTGTGAGGGatgttttaaaaaccacaatggtCTATTTAAGTGTTTTGAAGTTACACTGATTTCCTTAAAATGGGGTTGTACTCGTGCGTGCCATTGGCAGTACTGTTGGTCACAGGTGGCAGCCCGGTGGCCTGAGTCTTTGAGGGTTGTGAACACCGCAGTGCTACGGACTTTGTAACTTCTTTGGAACTTTATAACTTTATGTCAGAAATGGAAGCTTCTTATTctataaaaagaagaatgagaggGAAAGGGGGGCAGGGAGGCTTAGTAGATGAAGACCAAATTGtcaaaatggaaggaagaaaattaaactcAACAATAGGAGCAGGGTGGCAGAGAGAGCCTTTGAGTATGTGAGATACACGCTACAATTAAAAGCAGAgcatgggaaaatatattttaaatcccaACTTCCTTCTGCAACCAGATAGCCTTCAGAGAAGGTGCTAAGAGTCTGTGTCACCCAGGTCTAGCTCATTGTGCTGGTTATTAGAGAAGGAGCACCTTGAGGCAAGGTGTAAGGTTTCTGTAATGGGTGTTTCTTCCTTGGCAGGTGTAAACAAAAAGGCCAGTTGGTCTAACCTTGTGTGTCTTTGTCCTGTAAGCCACTACAGGTGTTTGAGCAGCAGTGCTTGCAACAAAAGCCGAGACTCACCACATCTTGGGAAGAGAATGGCCACTTCCTGGGGGGCAGCCTTTCTCATGCTGGTGGCATCCTGTGTGTGCAGCACTGTCTTCCACAGAGATCAGCAGACTTGGTTTGAGGGGGTCTTCCTGTCATCCATGTGCCCCATCAACGCCAGTGCCAGCACATTGTATGGGATTATGTTTGATGCCGGGAGCACTGGAACGCGAATTCATGTTTACACCTTTGTGCAGAAAATACCAGGTAAGTGCAAGTGGTGCCCTCACCAGAGTCAATAAATCCACCCTCTAGCATCTCCTCTCAGAAACGTACTGAGAGTGTGTGGTGTGAATTACAAAATCTCAACGGCTACTGAATGTCTTCCTTCAGAGAACATTTCAAACTATACTGGAACACATATGGTTTAATTCAGTGTGAAATTAAGAGAGATCTGGGCTGCAGTTTGAAACCGATGTGTCCAAGAAgtattttgtctttccttttctttaaagatgGTTGATACTCCAGGGTCCAGAATAGTGAGACTGTTGGGAGTGGTCTTGAGAGAAGGATCACTACCATTCTCGAAAGGGTGAGGAGACCCTGAAGAGTGACTTTTTCTGAATTTCCAGTGTCCTATCTTCAGGTTACATATAGAGCTAGGGAAAAGAGTAGGAACTAGGTGTCCACCAGAGAAATGACAGAGGGACTCTCAAAGATTGCCTGTCGTCCTCTGTTCCCTTACCCAGTACTCTTGCAAGTCATACCTCACAGGTGGGATTACCTGAAATAGTGCAGGTTAATCTAGTAGGTCATATGATACAGAACCCAGTATCAGAAGCAGCCTAGCTTGGTAATCAGTTatctctcttctgttttattcCATGGACAAAATAGGACAGCTTCCAGTTCTGGAAGGGGAAATATTTGATTCTGTGAAGCCAGGACTTTCTGCATTTGTAGATCAACCTAAGCAggtgagtttttttaaattagatatttAGGTTCTCAGTGCTTTGACAACATTACCACACTGCTGGTATTAAATATCTCAGTGCTGTTCACTACTGATTCTGAGGTCATGCGTGAGATCAGTTTTCTGTCCTCCACTAATCTCCTGTATTAACAGTAATTGTATACCCGGAGCTCACTAGGGCTTTGGTGGAAGGAGGCTAGAATACACTGTGACCATTGAGGGTGACCCATCTTTTAGGAGATTGCTCCCTTTGTATTTACTGTTGAAGAGTTTGAGTTGAAGCCATCAGCTGCACTGATTAATGCAGATGCAGAAGATGGACATGAAGTCCTATAGGGTATGAGGTGTAAACATGACAACTGAGGGAATGTAGACCCAGTAAACTCCATTTCGGAGTGCCTGGATGTAGGACAGAACCATGCCTGTACACTAGAAATTAGGCAAGAACCCATGATAGCAAAAATCTTTGGTAGTAGAGGGTGAGTGGAGAGGTTTTGGTCACTGTGTTTCACACTTGAATTCCCACAACTTGCAATACCCAGGGTGTCAGAGCCcacactgaaataaaatagaataaggCAGAATGTTGAACTATGGTAGCAGACTTAAAAGCATTGTGCAGTGTCACAAGCATAATCATTAACCAGGGGAGAACCTGATGTTGAAAATGGCTTGAACTGAgaagatgtttattttctcagcTCACTGTTATGAAATGGCAAATGTGCTAGAAAACTAAGAGCTTTTGAAAGCAACTGTATTATGAGAAACTGATTTGACATTTAGAGAAGATTGTGTTGTGATTGCTATTAGGATGATTAAGAGGCAGGATGTTTTCAGAATAGATGTTTACTCAGGGAAACAGTGGATTTAAAATAGTGGTTTTGAATTTATCAtaaattgagcacctactgtgtaccatgCATGCTGGTGTTGGTAACGCAAAAATGAACCTGACATAGTCTGTCCTTATGGAAATCATAAAAAGGGTAGCATAGTAACAGCCATATTTGTGCGGCAGCTACACATAGTCTGCCTCATCTAATGCACACGACAGTTTTGCGGTGGTATGAGGCGTATCTCCCATCTCACAGCTGAGGAAGCCAAGCCCAGGACGACCCTATGTTAGGCCACAGGGCCAGCAAGTGAATCTTCCAACTCCAAATCCTGAGTTCCCTTTATGATACTCAACTTTCTGGCCTGAAGCTAATTTACGTGAGACATAATAACAATCCATTAAAATGACCACAGTgtaaaagaatcatttttattatgactTACCCAAAATGAAGTGGATTCTCCTTCCAAGAAGCCCGCTTCTCTAGGTTTCTGCTCCTGTGGAGCAGAGGTAGCTCTCAGcccccacctcactcctgtcactTCCCGGAGCATGAGGGACAACAAGGGCCACCATATGGACTGTTCACTGGCTGAGTGGCTCATCCATTTTTGAAGGGTGCTGAGACTGTTCGAGGACTCTTAGAGGTGGCCAAAGACTCAATCCCCCGAAGTCACTGGAAAAGGACCCCCGTGGTCTTGAAGGCCACGGCAGGACTGCGCTTACTGCCGGAAGAGAAAGCCCAGGCTCTGCTCCTTGAGGTGAGTTTTGGAAATCATCTGCATCTGGGATAATTCTTTTTCCCTATGTAAATGGTTTTTTATGGGTTTAAAGCCCTTTAGAGTGTCACTGTTAACTTTAGTGTTTCACCATCACTACACTGTGGTGACTCTGGGCTCTTTTAAAGctagttatttacatttttaaatgttactctTGAAATTATAGAGTTTTTCCTAAAAAGTTTAAAGTACTGCCTGTCCATAATATTCTTAATTCTCTTAACTTGTTACAGCTGAATCATCAAAATGGTTTTTAATCAAGTTTAATGAGGAATAACTTATGTAcaattaaatgtatgtatttgaaatgtaCAGTTAAATAAGTGTTGGCAAATACAGACATTTCCTTGTGACCTTTTGCAGTCAGTTTCCCCCTCCTGGGAAACCAGGCAACCAACTCATCTGCTCTGTCtttatagattagttttgcttgttcttatatttcatattaatggaataatatagtttatatactcttttttatgtgtctgacatttttctttctgcataaagttttttgagaAGAATCATAGAATTGTAAAggtgaaagatttttaaagataatctATTTCAACTCTCAGATCAAAACTAAGtacagaaatcttttaaaaactcaatatttttaacattgtacatttttattacgCAAAAACCAGGTATGTTAATAAGATTATTAAGGTGAAATATTGTGAAGAATATAGGCAGAATCCCATTATAACAAAAAATCTTAGCAAAAAGGACTCTATATTACAGGTATGCTAAGTCAGTTTTCTACATCCATTCTCTTTTGACTGTCCGCACAGAGATCTTAAGTCTGTCGTCCAAGGACAAACTGCCTGGAATGTCTGCATGAGAACCTGAATTCCTATTCCTCATTCATTCTTTATCTGAGTGCTTTACTGTGTACTGGGCACTGGTGAAGTTCCTGGGGATATAGAGCAGGGAACAAAAATGACACTGTCTCTGTCCCCATGAAGCTAATGTTCTAATTGCAGACAAGATAACTAAACGAGTCAATACAAAGTATGTCAGGTACTTTAGAAGCTATGGAGAAAAACTCAAGCAGGATAAGGCAGAAGGGGAATGCCAGTGGTCGTGTGGAGATATGCTACTGTAAATACAGGTGTCAGGGAAGACCTCATGATAAGGTGCATTTGAGTAGAGAACTGAAGGGAATGAACAAACAAGCTATGCAAAACATTGTGAGTAGAATATTTCAGGCTAAagaaacagcaggtgcaaaggaaGCAGGAATGTGCTTGGTATGTTCAGGGAACAGCATCAAGGTTCACGTGCCTGGAGGAGAGTGAGTGATGGAAGGAAAGTAGGAAATGAAGTCAGGTGTGAGGGCTTTATCAAGTGAGACCTCAAAGGCCAGTGTGAGGACTGTGGCTTTTCCTCTTAAGAAGGAAGCCACTGGAGTGTTTTGACCAAAGGAGAGACACGATCTGATGTCTGTTTTTAAGGCACCACTCTGGCTGCTCTGTTGAGAATAAAttgtggggagaagggagaggtggAGAGGGCAAGAACAGAAACTCTCTTTCTATGTTTATTCCCGTTTGCTTATCTAGCTTACAAGTTTGTTTGTAGATCACTTAACTGGCTTTTCCTGGTTGAAACAGGGTCCAGAGGTCACTGCATGGAATGTTTTGTCCCATCAGAAATGAGAAGAGCCAACAGACTAGAATTTTTCCTATTCCTATTTGGAAAcactcctctcccttccaccCTCAATGATAAttgtataatgtaaaaataagacataacaCCCATTCATTGACCTTTATTTATGGAGTGTCAAGAGCATTTGTGCAAGATCTTCATTTTCATCTTCTGAAATAGGATAAATCTAGATCTGGGTCTCTCTAGACTCTTTTGAGGCCCCAGCCATGTGCCAGGATTTGACAGGGGCTGATAGCAGAGTACCTCAGCCTGTGGACGTGAACTCCTTTACCAGGAAGGACAAAGTCTGTAAAATTTGATAAGAGAGAAGCAGAAACTTTCCTGCAGTCTCAGGAGCCACTGAGGCCCAACTCTTCTCTACTATCCAAGTTTATCTGCGCATCTAAAAAATGGAGTGGGGAAGGGTCCTCCTAGCTTCCAGTATATGTCCAGGTAGAAGTAATcaggtatattaaaaaaaattacgaGTCCCTGAGCTGGCAGGGTCAAATGTGTGTCCTTTCTTAGGTCCAATTTACCTATAAACGTAGATGGTTTAATTGCGGTTTATTTTAAAGTCAGGGGAATCTCTGTGTTTTGCTTTTACAAGAAACCAATAATGGCTTGCCTGGTTCCTTCTTTAGTTTCttagggaaaagaaatgaattttgctaaaattttattttgggaaaatgaGAAGAGTAGTTTTCTAAGCCTTATAGGATacagccaaaatatggaaatctGTTTTATTGCCTTAGGGAAtcgaaattattttcctttttctctaggTAAAAGAGATCTTCAAGAAGTCACCTTTCCTGGTACCAAATGACAGTGTTAGCATCATGGACGGATCCTATGAAGGTGGAGAGGTGTTGCTATATGTTCTGGGGGAGAGGGCGAGGGTTAATCTGATGAAAGGAACTGGGAACAGGGATGGGGTGCTGAAGAAAAAAGTACTAagtaaggagaaagaaataagcaAGGAGGAATGGAATAGCAAGAAATGGAAGGATGGGGAAAAGGGACATGAAATTCAGGGAGAAAACAAAGATGGggccagggaagagagaggaaaatggaaaatgctcTGGGGTGtaattcttgtctttttttctttttctttttttaggcaTATTAGCTTGGATTACTGTGAATTTTCTGACAGGTAATACATTCTCAAGTCTACCCTATGGCCTTGATTGGGTTTCACACATAATCAGAGAGCAAAAATACCTTTTGTTCCTGTATTTTCctgtattctttccttttattaaaaacaaaaaataaaaaaggaaagacaggaagTTAATGTTTATAATTGGTCTTCAAGGCCTTGGCTGCAGCAAGAGTCCTTCTAGGTTAGTGTTCGCCTTCAGCCTCTGGGGGCCGGGAGCCCTGGGGTAGGCATGGAAGTCCTCCAGAGCGAGAGAGAAATTGCAGACAGAAGAGTGCTGGGCTGACCAGGAAGCAGATGTTCAGAACTGGCTCTCATTCACAGGTCAGCTGCATAGCCACAGCCAGGAGACTGTGGGGACCCTGGACCTGGGGGGGGCCTCCACCCAAATCACATTCCTGCCCCAGTTTCAGGTGAGTCATGAACATGAAGGTTTGGTTAGCTCTCACTAGGCAGACGTATCATGGTGTTAAGAAAGTGGTACCCTATTTTCAGACAGCAGCTCCACCACAAATAGGCTGCGTAGAGGCAATTAAAGACTGAGTGAACTT
The nucleotide sequence above comes from Rhinolophus ferrumequinum isolate MPI-CBG mRhiFer1 chromosome 6, mRhiFer1_v1.p, whole genome shotgun sequence. Encoded proteins:
- the ENTPD5 gene encoding nucleoside diphosphate phosphatase ENTPD5 isoform X1, with protein sequence MSHYRCLSSSACNKSRDSPHLGKRMATSWGAAFLMLVASCVCSTVFHRDQQTWFEGVFLSSMCPINASASTLYGIMFDAGSTGTRIHVYTFVQKIPGQLPVLEGEIFDSVKPGLSAFVDQPKQGAETVRGLLEVAKDSIPRSHWKRTPVVLKATAGLRLLPEEKAQALLLEVKEIFKKSPFLVPNDSVSIMDGSYEGILAWITVNFLTGQLHSHSQETVGTLDLGGASTQITFLPQFQKTLEQTPRGYLTSFEMFNSTYKLYTYSYLGFGLKAARLATLGALETEGIDGYTFRSACLPRWLEAEWIFGGVKYQYGGNQEGEVGFEPCYTEVLRVVRGKLHQPDEIHRSSFYAFSYYYDRAVDTDMIDCEKGGVLKVEDFERKAREVCDSLENFTSGSPFLCMDLSYITALLKDGFGFADSTILQLTKKVNNIETGWALGATFHLLQSLGISH
- the ENTPD5 gene encoding nucleoside diphosphate phosphatase ENTPD5 isoform X2; this translates as MATSWGAAFLMLVASCVCSTVFHRDQQTWFEGVFLSSMCPINASASTLYGIMFDAGSTGTRIHVYTFVQKIPGQLPVLEGEIFDSVKPGLSAFVDQPKQGAETVRGLLEVAKDSIPRSHWKRTPVVLKATAGLRLLPEEKAQALLLEVKEIFKKSPFLVPNDSVSIMDGSYEGILAWITVNFLTGQLHSHSQETVGTLDLGGASTQITFLPQFQKTLEQTPRGYLTSFEMFNSTYKLYTYSYLGFGLKAARLATLGALETEGIDGYTFRSACLPRWLEAEWIFGGVKYQYGGNQEGEVGFEPCYTEVLRVVRGKLHQPDEIHRSSFYAFSYYYDRAVDTDMIDCEKGGVLKVEDFERKAREVCDSLENFTSGSPFLCMDLSYITALLKDGFGFADSTILQLTKKVNNIETGWALGATFHLLQSLGISH